A genome region from Streptomyces sp. NBC_01296 includes the following:
- a CDS encoding SigB/SigF/SigG family RNA polymerase sigma factor, with product MPAFAPSSTSETVSVVPRPRRGIQAARIADLPRIEEPREVAPADARELSRVFFRRLHELPEGTPEHQYVRNALIEMNASLVQYAVRRFRGRGDGGDIEDIVQVGTIGLIKAIDRFDPARENEFATLAMPYITGEIKRHFRDTSWAVRVPRRLQELRIDIAKAKEQLTTTLDRSPTVADLADHLGLSEEEVIEGLVAANGHTSGSLDAPHTAHAERGEGSADGHTLADVMGEEEPALERVEDIQTLAPLLEQLTDRERRMLQMRFGEELTQAQIGAALGISQMQVSRLLTRLLAHLRASMLEDPDPA from the coding sequence ATGCCCGCCTTTGCCCCGTCCTCCACTTCCGAAACCGTCTCAGTCGTCCCGCGTCCGCGCCGCGGCATCCAGGCCGCCCGGATCGCGGACCTGCCGCGGATCGAGGAGCCTAGGGAGGTGGCTCCCGCCGATGCGAGGGAGCTCTCACGGGTGTTCTTCCGGCGGCTGCACGAACTGCCCGAGGGCACCCCGGAACACCAGTACGTCCGCAACGCGCTCATAGAGATGAACGCCTCACTCGTCCAGTACGCCGTGCGCCGCTTCCGCGGCCGGGGTGACGGAGGCGACATCGAGGACATCGTCCAGGTCGGCACCATCGGCCTGATCAAGGCGATCGACCGGTTCGACCCGGCCCGCGAGAACGAGTTCGCGACCCTCGCCATGCCGTACATCACAGGTGAGATCAAGCGGCACTTCCGCGACACGTCCTGGGCCGTCCGCGTCCCGCGCCGGCTCCAGGAGCTGCGCATCGACATCGCCAAGGCGAAGGAGCAGCTGACCACCACGCTCGACCGCTCGCCCACCGTCGCCGACCTCGCCGACCACCTCGGCCTCTCGGAGGAGGAGGTCATAGAGGGTCTCGTCGCCGCCAACGGCCACACCAGCGGCTCGCTGGACGCCCCGCACACCGCGCACGCGGAGCGCGGCGAAGGCTCGGCCGACGGCCACACCCTCGCCGACGTCATGGGCGAGGAGGAGCCGGCCCTGGAGCGCGTCGAGGACATCCAGACCCTCGCGCCGCTGCTCGAGCAGCTCACCGACCGCGAGCGCCGCATGCTGCAGATGCGCTTCGGCGAGGAGCTGACCCAGGCGCAGATCGGCGCCGCGCTCGGCATCTCGCAGATGCAGGTCTCGCGCCTGCTGACCCGCCTCCTGGCGCACCTGCGCGCCTCCATGCTGGAGGAC